One Gossypium hirsutum isolate 1008001.06 unplaced genomic scaffold, Gossypium_hirsutum_v2.1 scaffold_738, whole genome shotgun sequence genomic window carries:
- the LOC107938069 gene encoding uncharacterized protein isoform X1 — protein MFPLSLPPSSFSSEESCSSSAVRGETIDSSPPNLMPRQSRRICSTFGRTRMKYDLDNDFAKETRCKDRDNLGQPSGKYMRTPVPLKSTATKRASYYLQGGIELSQKWLLEEGCNAVDIDLGFSSFHCTSQANLPSVGSQLWAEDPIVFSNIGAGSIKHALSPDSGRQGVPLDLFDAGQHREIEFLDLSVRGRVNGDDKRKPKSPPANCKQLELEMENLLKQWLACSNHMFYYYYYYYLDVIM, from the exons ATGTTTCctctctctctccctccctcAAGCTTTAGCAGTGAAGAATCATGCTCTTCTAGTGCAG TGAGGGGTGAAACGATAGACAGTTCACCTCCAAATCTAATGCCTAGGCAGAGCAGAAGAATATGTAGTACTTTTGGTAGGACCAGAATGAAGTATGATCTGGACAATGATTTTGCCAAGGAAACACGTTGCAAAGACAGAGATAATCTTGGGCAACCATCTGGCAAATATATGAGGACTCCAGTTCCGCTCAAGTCAACAGCAACCAAGCGTGCAAGCTATTATCTCCAAGGGGGAATAGAACTATCTCAGAAATGGTTGCTTGAGGAAGGATGCAATGCAGTTGATATAGATTTGGGTTTCAGTTCTTTCCATTGCACCTCACAGGCAAACCTTCCATCTGTAGGATCCCAGCTGTGGGCTGAAGATCCTATTG TATTCTCAAATATCGGGGCTGGATCAATCAAGCATGCCCTATCTCCAGATTCAGGAAGACAAGGTGTTCCTTTGGATTTGTTTGATGCTGGTCAGCATAGAGAGATTGAATTTCTTGATTTATCAGTACGAGGACGAGTTAATGGAGATGATAAAAGAAAACCAAAGTCCCCACCAGCCAACTGCAAACAGTTAGAACTTGAAATGGAAAATttattgaagcaatggttagcatgtagcaatcacatgttttattattattattattattatttggatgtaataatgtaa
- the LOC107938069 gene encoding uncharacterized protein isoform X3 — protein MFPLSLPPSSFSSEESCSSSAVRGETIDSSPPNLMPRQSRRICSTFGRTRMKYDLDNDFAKETRCKDRDNLGQPSGKYMRTPVPLKSTATKRASYYLQGGIELSQKWLLEEGCNAVDIDLGFSSFHCTSQANLPSVGSQLWAEDPIGAFPVPELNLNVKSCFNTPKHSEFIHRLPFSCFTSEKFAFCQPLNQTNSFDSPVFSNIGAGSIKHALSPDSGRQGVPLDLFDAGQHREIEFLDLSVRGRVNGDDKRKPKSPPANCKQLELEMENLLKQWLACSNHMFYYYYYYYLDVIM, from the exons ATGTTTCctctctctctccctccctcAAGCTTTAGCAGTGAAGAATCATGCTCTTCTAGTGCAG TGAGGGGTGAAACGATAGACAGTTCACCTCCAAATCTAATGCCTAGGCAGAGCAGAAGAATATGTAGTACTTTTGGTAGGACCAGAATGAAGTATGATCTGGACAATGATTTTGCCAAGGAAACACGTTGCAAAGACAGAGATAATCTTGGGCAACCATCTGGCAAATATATGAGGACTCCAGTTCCGCTCAAGTCAACAGCAACCAAGCGTGCAAGCTATTATCTCCAAGGGGGAATAGAACTATCTCAGAAATGGTTGCTTGAGGAAGGATGCAATGCAGTTGATATAGATTTGGGTTTCAGTTCTTTCCATTGCACCTCACAGGCAAACCTTCCATCTGTAGGATCCCAGCTGTGGGCTGAAGATCCTATTGGTGCCTTTCCTGTTCCTGAACTGAATCTTAATGTCAAATCTTGCTTTAATACACCTAAGCACAGTGAATTTATTCACCGTTTGCCTTTTAGCTGTTTCACATCTGAGAAGTTTGCTTTTTGCCAACCATTGAATCAAACAAACTCTTTTGATTCTCCAGTATTCTCAAATATCGGGGCTGGATCAATCAAGCATGCCCTATCTCCAGATTCAGGAAGACAAGGTGTTCCTTTGGATTTGTTTGATGCTGGTCAGCATAGAGAGATTGAATTTCTTGATTTATCAGTACGAGGACGAGTTAATGGAGATGATAAAAGAAAACCAAAGTCCCCACCAGCCAACTGCAAACAGTTAGAACTTGAAATGGAAAATttattgaagcaatggttagcatgtagcaatcacatgttttattattattattattattatttggatgtaataatgtaa
- the LOC107938069 gene encoding uncharacterized protein isoform X2: MLMLFLVHPCRSIVGVEWIESHQISHHPSQVSDMDVPLGSSPSQFSVDITDSHGNWKPNLSTFSDDMQLDSHYRNSKCSFGDTDISYNIGREDIWDAKVSYLDDGFPHEREDDISWKYWPHKIDGNSGDFLDYENGEIPDNAFEGHFMLRKRGVKATNLNSLDPSPKHLSSKVGHDLTTLIGESGRYNPIQTNYDVRDLPPQPGWPFFGTEDVKDSLSLLR, encoded by the exons ATGCTTATGTTGTTTCTTGTTCATCCTTGTAGATCGATAGTTGGGGTCGAGTGGATCGAATCACATCAAATTTCACACCATCCGTCTCAAGTTTCG GACATGGATGTTCCACTTGGTAGCAGTCCTTCGCAGTTCTCAGTCGATATAACTGATTCACATGGCAATTGGAAGCCAAACCTCTCCACTTTTTCTGACGACATGCAACTTGACAGCCATTACAGAAATAGCAAGTGCTCTTTTGGTGACACTGACATTTCCTACAACATAGGAAGGGAAGATATATGGGATG CTAAAGTTAGCTACCTAGATGATGGCTTTCCCCATGAAAGGGAAGATGACATTTCTTGGAAATACTGGCCACACAAAATAGATGGTAATTCTGGAGATTTTTTGGATTATGAAAATGGTGAGATACCAGATAATGCTTTTGAAGGGCATTTCATGCTGAGGAAAAG GGGTGTCAAAGCAACAAATTTGAATAGTTTAG ATCCTTCTCCAAAGCATTTATCATCAAAAGTTGGTCATGATTTGACAACTTTAATTGGGGAAAG TGGCAGGTATAACCCAATTCAAACGAATTATGATGTAAGAGATTTGCCACCCCAACCAGGTTGGCCTTTTTTTGGGACTGAAGATGTAAAGGATAGCTTGAGCTTGCTGAGGTAA